In Moorella sp. Hama-1, a single genomic region encodes these proteins:
- a CDS encoding helix-turn-helix domain-containing protein, whose product MGQLFKKKMGYSLTEHINKVRIEQAKLLLSQTEQTVESVAIQTGFKERSYFCKVFKKITGLSPNEYRRNNFSPLA is encoded by the coding sequence CTGGGGCAACTGTTCAAAAAGAAGATGGGCTATTCCCTCACAGAGCACATTAACAAGGTGAGGATCGAACAGGCCAAGCTCTTGCTTAGTCAAACCGAACAGACTGTCGAGTCGGTCGCCATACAGACGGGTTTTAAAGAGCGCAGTTATTTCTGCAAGGTTTTCAAAAAAATTACCGGCTTGAGTCCCAACGAGTACAGGAGAAATAATTTCTCTCCATTAGCCTGA
- a CDS encoding GntR family transcriptional regulator gives MLFSISPRNPVPLYQQIMEQVRAKILAGELPPGSQLPSIRELAKELTTSMITTKRAYLELEKEGLIITRPGLGTFVAGVRPEMVASLKQARVKEHLHAAIQEARRVGMQEQELRALLDELLGRGREPPG, from the coding sequence ATGCTATTTTCCATTTCACCCCGGAACCCGGTCCCCCTTTACCAACAAATCATGGAGCAGGTGCGGGCCAAAATCCTGGCTGGTGAACTGCCCCCTGGCAGCCAGCTGCCCTCCATCCGCGAGCTGGCTAAAGAGCTGACCACCAGTATGATCACCACCAAACGCGCCTACCTGGAGCTGGAAAAGGAAGGCCTGATTATCACCCGTCCGGGCCTGGGGACCTTTGTCGCCGGGGTCCGGCCGGAGATGGTAGCCTCCCTGAAGCAGGCTCGGGTAAAGGAACACCTCCACGCCGCCATCCAGGAAGCCAGGCGGGTGGGCATGCAGGAGCAGGAGCTCCGGGCACTCCTGGATGAGCTTCTCGGGCGGGGACGAGAGCCACCCGGGTAA
- a CDS encoding Rpn family recombination-promoting nuclease/putative transposase has product MYRCKELFLVPPGRELVRVELLDREIDPQYLLDRGARLDVLARTEAGTRLNIEVQVADQYNIDKRTMLLLGGVVPPRR; this is encoded by the coding sequence GTGTACCGGTGTAAAGAGCTTTTCCTGGTACCGCCCGGTCGGGAACTGGTCCGCGTCGAACTACTGGACCGGGAGATAGACCCCCAATACCTGCTGGACCGTGGAGCCAGACTGGACGTCCTCGCTCGGACGGAAGCAGGCACCCGCCTCAACATCGAAGTCCAGGTAGCCGACCAGTACAATATCGATAAAAGGACCATGTTACTATTGGGCGGGGTTGTACCACCTCGGCGATAA
- a CDS encoding sigma factor-like helix-turn-helix DNA-binding protein, translated as MNDPIWDEKSLRKIYTLAYRLTGDGQAAAALAEEVCVRLGRRGVNPDSLNALPLRTFQEASSLYLRRYRHLPAANPAPADGAPAGQQALNALPPEERVAVILRDMFRLPLKELETILAWPRHEVGAALARGRRNLCRHLGNGNEVSRIGVNPNKMNG; from the coding sequence GTGAACGACCCGATCTGGGACGAAAAAAGCCTGCGTAAGATCTACACCCTGGCCTACCGCCTCACCGGCGATGGGCAGGCGGCAGCGGCACTGGCGGAAGAGGTCTGCGTCCGCCTGGGCCGCCGGGGAGTAAACCCGGATTCCCTTAACGCCCTACCCCTCCGTACCTTCCAGGAGGCCAGCAGCCTTTACCTGCGCCGGTACCGGCACCTGCCGGCCGCCAACCCGGCGCCCGCCGACGGGGCCCCGGCGGGGCAGCAGGCCTTGAACGCCCTGCCGCCGGAAGAAAGGGTCGCCGTTATCCTGCGGGATATGTTCCGGTTGCCCTTAAAAGAACTGGAAACCATCCTGGCCTGGCCGCGGCATGAGGTGGGGGCCGCCCTGGCCCGGGGCCGCCGTAACCTCTGCCGGCACCTGGGTAACGGGAACGAGGTTTCCCGGATCGGGGTTAATCCAAATAAAATGAATGGATGA
- a CDS encoding cobalamin B12-binding domain-containing protein translates to MASFDELSQAVFDGDEARVVEVTKSLLSSGADPLDVINKGLIAGMDRVGVLFKNNEMFVPEVLMSARAMNAGVEVVKESQQAFDMPSMGKIVLGTVKGDLHDIGKNLVGMMMESSGFTVYNLGVDIEPGKFVEAVKKYQPDIVAMSALLTTTMMNMKSTIDALVAAGLRDKVKVIVGGAPITLGFADEIGADGYAPDAASATELCKQLQKENGRVDLSA, encoded by the coding sequence ATGGCCAGCTTTGATGAACTGTCACAGGCGGTATTTGATGGTGATGAAGCACGGGTAGTGGAAGTTACAAAGAGTTTGTTGAGCAGTGGAGCGGACCCTCTGGATGTGATCAACAAGGGCCTGATCGCGGGCATGGATCGGGTCGGTGTGCTGTTCAAGAACAACGAGATGTTCGTGCCGGAGGTCCTGATGTCGGCCAGGGCGATGAACGCCGGCGTGGAGGTGGTGAAGGAGAGCCAGCAGGCCTTTGACATGCCGTCCATGGGGAAGATCGTGCTGGGAACCGTCAAGGGGGACCTGCACGATATCGGTAAAAACCTGGTAGGCATGATGATGGAGAGCAGCGGTTTCACGGTTTACAACCTGGGCGTGGATATCGAGCCGGGTAAATTCGTGGAGGCGGTGAAGAAGTACCAGCCGGACATCGTGGCCATGTCTGCCCTGCTGACCACCACCATGATGAACATGAAGTCCACCATCGATGCCCTGGTCGCAGCCGGGCTGAGGGACAAGGTAAAGGTGATCGTCGGCGGAGCGCCTATCACCCTGGGTTTTGCGGACGAGATCGGGGCAGACGGGTACGCCCCCGATGCCGCCTCGGCCACCGAACTCTGCAAGCAGCTCCAGAAGGAAAACGGCCGGGTTGACCTGTCGGCGTAG
- a CDS encoding corrinoid protein: MSDRTQIFQDIISAILRGEANGVLKSINLGLQMGMSADEILEEAMIPATVQTLDKYQGADFYIPDVINASHAIEAGLFALKPYIKKSLQKRKKIVIGTVEGDIHDIGKNLVALSLGYAGFEVVDLGVNVSPAEFVRSVEQHRPEILAMSALLTTTMGEMARVIKALEKHHLRKSVRVLVGGGPVTREFAESIGADAYGSSAREAISIAQSLVSRCSERERNCAC, translated from the coding sequence TTGAGCGACCGTACCCAAATATTTCAGGACATTATTTCCGCCATCCTGAGGGGAGAGGCCAACGGTGTATTGAAATCAATTAACTTGGGGCTGCAGATGGGGATGAGTGCTGACGAGATCCTGGAGGAGGCTATGATACCGGCAACCGTCCAGACCCTGGACAAATACCAGGGGGCGGATTTTTACATCCCTGATGTCATCAATGCTTCCCACGCCATCGAGGCCGGTCTGTTCGCCTTGAAACCCTACATTAAAAAAAGCCTCCAGAAGCGAAAGAAAATCGTCATCGGCACTGTGGAAGGGGATATTCATGACATCGGAAAAAACCTGGTGGCCCTGTCCCTGGGTTACGCCGGGTTTGAGGTCGTCGACCTGGGTGTGAATGTCTCGCCGGCGGAATTCGTCAGGTCGGTAGAGCAGCACCGCCCGGAGATCCTGGCAATGTCGGCATTACTGACCACAACCATGGGCGAAATGGCAAGGGTAATCAAGGCCCTGGAGAAGCACCACCTGCGCAAAAGCGTCAGGGTGCTGGTGGGTGGAGGGCCTGTGACGAGGGAGTTTGCTGAGTCCATCGGGGCGGACGCCTACGGCAGCTCGGCCCGTGAGGCCATCAGTATCGCCCAATCCCTGGTGAGCCGGTGCAGTGAGCGAGAAAGGAATTGTGCCTGTTGA
- a CDS encoding methyltetrahydrofolate cobalamin methyltransferase, translated as MLIVGELINTSRKPIKEAIERGDAAYIHDIAVKQAEAGADYIDVNCGTLIHNEPEIMAWLVNTVREAVDVPLCIDSPNPQALEMGLKLATRGRPMLNSITAEPDRFEAVLPIVKSFNARVVALCMDNDGIPSTAEKRIEIVGKLVEDLTAAGVERDDIYIDPLVKPVSTSDQAGVELIEAVGFIRKTYPGVHIICGLSNISFGLPNRRVLNQVCMVQLMTAGMDSYILDPLDREMMGFFHASKALLGKDPFCSGYLKAHRRGLYRHD; from the coding sequence ATGCTCATTGTGGGAGAATTGATCAACACCAGTCGCAAACCGATTAAAGAGGCAATTGAAAGGGGTGATGCCGCTTACATCCACGACATCGCGGTGAAGCAGGCGGAGGCCGGGGCGGATTACATCGACGTCAACTGCGGAACCCTGATTCACAATGAACCGGAGATCATGGCCTGGCTGGTCAATACCGTAAGGGAAGCGGTAGACGTTCCCCTGTGTATTGACAGCCCCAATCCCCAGGCTCTGGAAATGGGATTGAAGTTGGCGACCAGGGGCCGGCCCATGTTAAACTCCATCACCGCGGAACCGGACCGGTTCGAGGCGGTCTTGCCCATCGTGAAGAGCTTCAACGCCAGGGTGGTGGCCCTGTGCATGGATAACGACGGTATACCGTCCACCGCGGAGAAGAGAATTGAGATCGTCGGTAAGCTGGTGGAAGACCTGACAGCAGCCGGTGTCGAGAGGGACGACATCTACATCGACCCGCTGGTGAAGCCGGTCAGCACCAGCGACCAGGCGGGGGTTGAACTGATTGAAGCCGTGGGTTTCATCCGGAAGACTTACCCTGGCGTACACATCATCTGTGGTCTCAGCAACATCAGCTTCGGGTTGCCCAACAGGCGGGTTCTCAACCAGGTCTGCATGGTGCAGTTGATGACCGCCGGAATGGATTCATATATCCTGGACCCCCTGGACAGGGAGATGATGGGCTTCTTCCACGCCTCAAAGGCACTGCTGGGGAAGGATCCCTTCTGCAGCGGCTACCTGAAGGCCCACCGCAGGGGATTGTACAGGCATGACTGA
- a CDS encoding nucleotidyltransferase domain-containing protein has protein sequence MKDKKHILTPQEREHKEDLLVARLRDYKEVLFAYLYGSFSEGLPFNDIDVGVYLAEEGLSPAEILQYEIEKGIELELLIGLPVDLQVLNHAPLPLRYHISQGQLLFSRDEPARYTFLETTWRDYFDYYPLVRQFYHDITAMPAGNQGKNF, from the coding sequence ATGAAGGATAAAAAACACATTCTAACCCCCCAGGAAAGGGAACATAAGGAAGATCTCTTGGTGGCCCGCCTGCGTGATTATAAAGAGGTCCTGTTTGCCTACCTCTATGGGTCTTTTAGCGAGGGTTTGCCCTTCAACGACATTGATGTCGGTGTTTACCTTGCTGAAGAAGGATTATCACCTGCTGAAATATTACAATACGAAATAGAGAAAGGAATAGAGCTCGAGTTACTGATAGGTTTGCCTGTCGATCTTCAAGTGTTGAACCATGCTCCCCTGCCTCTCCGGTATCATATTAGCCAGGGTCAACTGCTTTTTAGCCGCGATGAGCCTGCCCGCTATACCTTCCTGGAAACAACCTGGCGCGATTACTTTGATTATTACCCCCTGGTGCGCCAGTTTTACCATGATATAACCGCCATGCCTGCTGGCAACCAGGGTAAAAATTTTTAA
- a CDS encoding Uma2 family endonuclease has translation MSLTLAELAAGRERYTYEDYCRLPEGSPYQLIGGELVMTPSPTPYHQMVSMKLELQMAGFVLEKGLGVILYAPVDVYLDEEETYQPDIIFIATSRLDIIEEKRIKGAPDLVVEILSPGTGYYDLRTKYKVYEKSGVREYWIVDPRQKSVQVFCLQDGKFVLDQEAEQQGTVRSRVIAGLVVQVESIF, from the coding sequence ATGAGCCTTACCCTGGCGGAACTGGCGGCAGGCCGGGAACGGTATACCTATGAGGATTATTGCCGCCTGCCGGAAGGGTCGCCCTATCAGCTGATCGGGGGGGAACTGGTAATGACGCCTTCACCGACACCCTATCACCAGATGGTATCCATGAAATTGGAATTACAAATGGCGGGCTTTGTCCTGGAGAAGGGGCTGGGGGTTATTTTATATGCCCCGGTTGATGTCTATCTGGATGAAGAAGAAACCTACCAGCCAGACATTATTTTTATTGCCACCTCGAGGCTGGACATTATTGAAGAGAAGCGCATTAAGGGCGCCCCGGATCTGGTAGTGGAGATTCTTTCCCCCGGGACCGGCTATTACGACCTGCGTACCAAATATAAGGTTTACGAAAAGAGTGGTGTCAGGGAATACTGGATTGTCGATCCCCGGCAAAAATCAGTACAGGTCTTTTGTTTACAGGACGGGAAGTTCGTCCTGGACCAGGAAGCGGAGCAGCAGGGGACGGTAAGGTCGCGGGTGATAGCCGGGTTGGTAGTGCAAGTAGAAAGTATCTTTTAA
- the hepT gene encoding type VII toxin-antitoxin system HepT family RNase toxin, translated as MGNEKDFTRLYLNLDLINKRAADIRKALQLLAQYAAIQEEDFLADETILAAAKYQLLVAIEAAQAICNHLAARVARKAPTSYAECFLILAQSGIITRELATKLAAMAKFRNLLVHQYADIDNKQVYTIINHELKDLEDYVVQIAGFVNGVLEHEG; from the coding sequence ATGGGTAACGAAAAGGATTTTACCCGCCTTTATTTGAACCTGGATCTCATAAATAAACGGGCCGCCGATATAAGGAAGGCCCTCCAGCTACTGGCCCAATATGCCGCCATCCAGGAGGAAGATTTTTTAGCCGACGAAACCATCCTTGCGGCGGCTAAATATCAACTTCTGGTGGCTATTGAAGCCGCCCAGGCAATCTGCAACCATCTGGCGGCCCGGGTAGCCAGGAAAGCCCCCACCAGTTATGCCGAGTGCTTCTTAATCCTGGCTCAATCCGGGATCATCACCAGGGAACTGGCCACCAAGCTGGCCGCTATGGCTAAATTTAGAAACCTGCTGGTGCATCAATACGCCGATATTGATAACAAACAAGTATATACCATTATTAACCATGAATTAAAAGACCTGGAGGATTATGTAGTTCAAATAGCCGGATTTGTAAACGGGGTGCTGGAACATGAAGGATAA
- a CDS encoding methyltransferase MtaB domain-containing protein — translation MDYKPVKTFGELAVKSLDDFVYGIAPHPVRAKNGMVIGGGTVYPEINMTLPPMNIDESTMPEVRRQYAEMIEGILKRAKDLYAPGIIVELELLPETTMKPKWGIEINKILRDKMYEYEDKYGLKSLLRCTPNDTREILRPPLMRRGELLENMFITFEKCAEAGADILSIESTGGKEVHDEALVTCNIRKAIFALGVLGARDMRFLWSNIVRIAERTGSIAGGDTACGFANTALALAEQGMIPRVFAAVDRVATIPRSLVALEMGATGPDKDCGYEGPYMKAIAGVPISMEGKTAACAHLSAIGNIAACVCDMWSNESVQNVKLLSAPAPVVSTEQLIYDCRLMNEAAADGRSFALKMRDWLADSDSRLDPQAYVLKPGIVLEISQELVKEKDAFIATKKAAALAVEVIKRGMAQGKVLVSPREKKWLDIISSQIETIPDDGEEFWYEIQKELDIEKWRPEEYDLEVTTAQVASAGK, via the coding sequence ATGGATTACAAGCCTGTTAAAACCTTCGGCGAACTGGCGGTCAAATCTCTTGATGATTTCGTTTACGGGATTGCGCCCCATCCCGTGAGAGCAAAGAACGGCATGGTGATCGGTGGAGGGACGGTTTACCCCGAGATCAACATGACCCTTCCGCCGATGAATATTGACGAGAGCACCATGCCCGAAGTCAGAAGGCAGTATGCGGAGATGATCGAGGGGATTTTAAAGAGGGCGAAGGACCTGTACGCCCCCGGCATCATCGTGGAACTTGAACTGCTCCCGGAGACTACCATGAAGCCGAAGTGGGGGATCGAGATTAACAAAATCCTGCGGGACAAGATGTACGAGTACGAGGATAAGTACGGGTTGAAAAGCCTCCTGAGGTGTACCCCAAACGATACCAGGGAGATTCTCAGGCCGCCGCTGATGAGGCGGGGCGAACTCCTGGAAAACATGTTCATCACCTTCGAGAAATGCGCCGAGGCCGGGGCTGATATCCTGTCCATCGAGTCTACGGGCGGCAAGGAGGTCCACGACGAGGCGCTCGTCACCTGCAACATCAGGAAGGCCATTTTCGCCCTGGGTGTCCTGGGGGCCAGGGACATGCGGTTCCTCTGGTCCAACATTGTCAGGATCGCCGAACGGACCGGCTCAATAGCCGGTGGAGATACGGCATGCGGGTTTGCCAACACCGCCCTCGCCCTGGCGGAACAGGGGATGATCCCCAGGGTGTTTGCGGCGGTGGACAGGGTGGCCACCATCCCCAGGAGCCTGGTGGCATTGGAAATGGGTGCCACCGGGCCTGATAAAGACTGCGGCTATGAGGGGCCATACATGAAAGCCATCGCCGGGGTGCCAATTTCCATGGAAGGCAAGACGGCGGCATGTGCCCATTTAAGTGCCATCGGCAACATCGCAGCCTGTGTCTGCGACATGTGGAGCAACGAATCCGTCCAGAACGTCAAGCTTCTGAGCGCTCCGGCACCCGTTGTATCCACGGAACAGCTTATCTACGACTGCCGGCTGATGAACGAAGCGGCGGCGGACGGGCGCAGCTTTGCCCTGAAGATGCGGGACTGGCTGGCCGACTCCGATTCCAGGCTTGATCCCCAGGCCTACGTCCTGAAGCCGGGCATAGTGCTGGAGATCAGTCAGGAACTGGTTAAGGAAAAGGACGCTTTCATTGCGACCAAAAAGGCGGCCGCCCTGGCGGTGGAGGTCATCAAGCGGGGGATGGCCCAGGGCAAAGTTCTGGTGTCCCCCAGAGAGAAGAAGTGGCTGGACATCATCAGCTCCCAAATCGAAACAATACCCGACGACGGGGAAGAGTTCTGGTACGAAATACAAAAAGAGCTGGATATCGAAAAATGGAGGCCGGAGGAATACGATTTAGAGGTAACCACGGCCCAGGTAGCTTCCGCCGGGAAATAG